The nucleotide window gttattttgggcatggattggctatctccatgtcgtgctattctagactgtcatgctaagatagtcactttggctatgccgggtgtaccgcagatcgagttgcgtggtgtgactgattatatccctagtagagtgatctctttcttgaaggcccagcgtatggttggaaagggttgcctttcatatctagcatttgtgagggatgttggagctgagactcctagtattgattctgtcccagttgtgagggattttcccgatgtttttcctgcagacctgccgggcatgccgccggacagggatattgattttggcattgacttagtgtcgggcactcatcccatttatattcctccatatcgtatggcaccagcagagctgaaagaattgaaggagcagcttcaggaactcctagataaggggttcattcggcctagcgtgtccccgtggggtgcacatgttttatttgtgaagaagaaagatggcacaatgagaatgtgcattgattataggcagttgaataaggtaacagtgaagaacaagtatcctttgcctcgcattgatgacttatttgatcagcttcagggagcgagggtattttctaagattgatctccgttcgggctatcaccagttgaaaatcagggagtcggatattcccaagactgccttcaggactagatatggtcactatgaatttttggttatgtctttcgggctgaccaatgccccagcagcgttcatgcatttgatgaatagtgtatttcagccttatctggatgcatttgttattgtattcattgatgatatcctagtgtactctcgtagccaggaggagcatgcccagcatttgcgtgtagtgttgtagagattgagagaggagaagctttatgcaaaattctccaaatgtgaattttggctaagttctgtggcatttttgggacacatagtgtccaacgagggtatacaggttgatccaaggaagatagaagcagtgcagagttggtctagaccgtcctcaatcacagagattcagagttttcttaggctagcaggctattatcgccgatttgttcaggggttttcttctattgcatcgcctttgaccaagttgactcagaaaggtggcccatttgtatggtccggcgagtgtgaggagagctttcagaagctcaaggcacttctgaccacagctccagtgttggtgttaccatcagttacaggttcatacacggtatattgtgatgcttccagagttgggattggttgtgtgctaatgcagaagggtagagttattgcttatgcttctcgtcagttgaagccccatgagaagaactaccctgttcatgatttggagttggctgctatagttcatgccttaaaaatttggaggcactatttatatggcgtatcttgtgaggtattcactgatcatcgcagtcttcagcatttatttaaacaaaaagatcttaatttgaggcagcggagatggcttgagttacttaaagactatgatattacccttctatatcatccgggaaagaccaatgtagtggccgatgcgttgagccgaaaggcagtcagtatggggagtttggcttacatcccagttggggagaggcctcttgcagttgatgttcagaccttggccaatcagttggtgcggttagatatttctgagcctagccgggtattggctagtgtggtttctcgatcttccttatatgatcgcatcagagagcaccagtatgatgatccacatttgcttatccttaaggacagagttcagcatgataatgccaaagatgtgactataggtgatgatggcgtattgaggatgcaaggccgtatttgtgtgcccgatgttgatgggcttagagatttgattcttgaggaggcccacagttcgcggtattccatccatccgggtactgcgaagatgtatcaggacttgagacatcaTTACTGGTGGAGGATAATGAGGAAAGACATTAtgggatatgtggctcggtgtctcaactgtcagcaggtgaaatatgagcatcagagaccgggcggtttgctttagcagatgattattcctgagtggaaatgggagagagttactatggatttcgtgagtggccttccttggactttgaagaattttgattcgatttgggtcgttgtggataggctgaccaagtcagcgcatttcattccggtgtgtaccaCATATTCTGCGGAGCGGCTGGCTAGGATTtttattcaggagattgtgcggttgcatggtgttccagttactattatttcggataaaggtactcagttcacttctcagttttggaggacttttcagcacgagttgggcactcaggtggagttgagttcaacatttcatcctcaaacggacggacagtccgagcgtactattcagatattggaggatatgttgcgtgcctgcgtgattgattttagaggttcttgggttgaatttttaccacttgcagagtttgcctacaacaacagctatcagcccagtattcagatggcaccgtataaggccttatataggaggcggtgtagaactccagtgggttggtttgagcccggtgaggccaggttgttggggacagatttggtccaggatgccttagaaaaggtgaaggtgattcaggaaagacttcgcacagctcagtcgcgtcagaagagttatgcggatcggaaggttcgagatgtgtcatttatggagggcgagaaggttttgctgaaggtttcgccgatgaagggtgttatgaggttcggaaagaaagggaagttgattCCGCGGGttattggaccatttgaggtacttaggaggattAGAGATGTGGCTTACGAGCTTGGTTTGCCGCCTAGATTGTCgggtgttcatccggtattccatgtgtccatgctccggaagtacattggggacccgtctcatattttagatttcagtacagtacagttagatgaaaatttgacttataatgtggagccagtggctatttttagtcgacaggttcaaaaattgagatcaaaagatatagaatcagtgaaagtacagtggagaggtcggcccgtggaggaggctacttaggagaccgagcaggagatgcggagcaggtacccgcacctatttgaaactccaggtatgtttcttaactcgcttgaggacgagcgtttgttttagttttgtaatctgtaacgacccgaaccatcgtttcctgtattttcgtcccgtattccctgttaaatgcttattcatgtttcaatatgtgtacttggtgaatttgagtcaattcggatcgagtttggtatgaaatgggacaattagtctctttaaggaagaattagtttggaaaagtcaaccggacgttgacttgtgagttagagggctcggaattgaattccgatgattcggttagttttgggggatgatttaaggcctaggagcgcaatcggaattaattttggaggtccggtgaagaaattagctcattttggcgaagttagtattttggcgatttccggttgataggtgaaattttgatccgacggtcggaatggaattacgagaatttttgtagcttcgttatgtcattttggacttgtgtgaaaaatttgaagtcaatcggacgtgatttgataggtttcggcatcggaaatagaagttggaaattctaaagttcataaaacttgaattggaggttgattcgtgattttagtgttgtttgatgtgatttgagacctcgagcaagtccgtaatgtattttgggactggtttgtaTTATTGGtcgggtcccgggggcctcgggcatATTTCGGaggcccaacgggtcattttttgaagatttttgtcgttctgagcataaatgtaatgatctaaaggttcatttttagttctagagatccaaatttaatttcgagacttccagaatttaaatcatgaattataggactcatctggaaattttggtttaatttcatcaagtcgcgattgggtttttgacgtgaaatgtgagttaattgtttaacgagcgaaatgggtattgaattgggcaaacgagctccgaattgagtttcgattgaagtgTTGTGTTCGTATAATTATTTGTgactccaaagaacaagaatcgtctaattccgagttcgtatgatggagttagagctattttagtgaaaaatggctgtgctgcaaatttcttaaaagctgctgtattttctgcatcagtgaacagtacccgcgcgtgaacagtaaccgcgcgggcGAACAGTGAACAGTGACCTCACGCGCATGAACAGTGCCCCGCGTGAACAGTAtcgaaaatttctggacagatttaatgtccagcagtccgagttttgtcattttttttgacttccaagctcggattttgggcgatttttagcaagaaatcttgggaaatcttgaggtaagtcacttgtgattatttctactccataatattgaattatcatcgaataatccgactagattacatgtttttgaggagtaaattgaagatttaggcctagggatttgaaaataagatttgaagatttgaggagtcatttgaactccgattttggtaaattttatatgtacggactcgtggcaagacgaggaatccggtgatgtgactttcataatttttcgagaagtgggcccggggctcggattttgcgaatttcgtgaatttcgatatttttcgagtcttttcgattgagttatattcccttagcctattgtaatgtattcgttgtgcTTTTGACCAGATTGGACGCGTGAAGAGGTAagttcgagaggcaagggcatagcggagtagatGTTGGACCgtctagaggtgagtaatgattttaaatgatgcactgagggtttgaaaccccggattgcacaacatactgctatattgagatgagacacgcgttgtatgacgagcgcgggttcatttactattggggattgtgacttggtccatcccagttgatatttttaccgcgtaattgataaagatttattatttttcactatgattgggcttattgccatatttgggcttcgtgccaattatctgaaatcttttgtgaatttacgtcactattttcctcacgaattgaaatattatttgaactcagcccaattgaattatattattttgtgaactcagctacatttatactcaactcgagatttaatgatatttataatgttgttgagttgagcactattgttttactgatgcccaagaggcttatgattattttctggactgattgaggccgagggccatacatgaggatatgttgagtgatgtgaggaggctttcaggcctcgagtgttatatgaggaggctttcaggcctcgtgtgtgatgtgtgaaggctttcaggcctattgatattgcgcttgggctgtaggagcccctccggagtctgtacacacccccagtgagcgcagggtacccaggtgagttgggagtgggcccgagaggccattgcttgtgtgtggtgagttgggagtgagcccgatggggctgatgttgtgtgctggtgagttgggagtgagcccgaggggctgatactatactgagatttacatattgagcccgaggggcaagcttttaatttatccttactgtggaaattatttgtctttactgttttaaaaggaGAATTATCtaatactcactattttactatataactgattttactgcttgggatagcgctatattgtgccgttatgagatttcatgttttcagtcgttatttatttttattactcactgggtcggagtactcacatttctccctgcaccatgtgtgcagatacaggcagagctgagttcgctcatgagcgctgattctttccagaccaggcggtgactaggagtaacgaggtagttgttgacgtccgcaaccccgttttctcccttatctttgttatttatgataatttcagactttgtaaaatattagtaaactctgtagtagctcatgacttgtgacaccccgatttcgggctgagttgggagggttttccttgttctatcacatttatttcacatttaaaattatattgcccatgatttagacttattcctgctaagtaattataaagagatgtattgtcttgttgattggctggccttgtcctcacgagaggcgccatcacgaccgggttggaattttgggttgtgacataatCAAAAGCGATTCACAGCTCGTGCTTATCAAATATTGGAGACTTATAcaaccagggaagcacgaatgcAGCAATACTTAGAGGCGACACGTGATTTGGTTAGACAATTCCAAACCTGGAAAGTTGTGCAGATACCAAGAGAGAAAAATGTCGAGGCAGACGccttagctaatctcgcatctgcagtaGACGTGTGAATAACGAAAATGCTTCtgtaattcatttgtttcattcagtactCGATCAtgacaaaaatgaggtaaatttcaataactTAACCTGatattggaggaacgagattgtcgcttttttgcagtatggaaccgtccctgaagataagaaaaaggctcaCGCGCTTCGTAAAAAGGCTGCTCGATACTgtttaaagcaaggcaatctttatcgttagatgttcggtggtcccttagcaagatgcctcgggccttctcaaacagaatatgtaaTGAGATAaatacacgaggggcattgtggaaatcacgcaggaggaagatCATTAGTAAAAACCATGATTAGAGCAGGCTATTATTGTcccaaaatggaagaagaagcagaaaatttcGTGGCTAATTGTGATAAGTGCCAAAGATACGGtaataatatgcatagacctgcagAGTTGCTATATCCGGTCATTGCACCGTGGccttttatgaaatgggggatggacattaTGGGTCctctaccacaagcaaaaggcaAGGTCAAATTTCTGCTagtactcactgattattttactaaatgggtagaagcaggtgcttttaaacaggtacgagaaaatgAGGTCAGAGATTTCATTTGGCAAAATATCATATATCGATTCGATGTACAAAAGgaaattgtatgtgataatgacCCACAATTTATAGGttctcaaatcacagaattttttcaaagttggcagatcaaaaggatTACTTCAAcaaattttttcaaagttggcagattaaaaggattacTTCAACACCTTACCATCCTGTGGGTAATGGACAAGTTGAATTGACGAATAAAGTCATTATAAACAATTTGAAGAAACGGTTGGAAGAatccaaaggtaattggccagaaTTGCTACCTagtgttttatgggcataccgcacaacagcAAAAACAAGCACGGGTGAAACACCGTTTTCACTAGTGTACGGAACTGAAGCATTGATCCCAGTGGAGATAGGGGAACCTAGCACAAGATATACACAACCAACTGAAGAATCCAATGAAGAAGAAATGCGACTAAACCTTGATCTAATTGAAGGAAAAAGGTAAGCTGCATTAATAAGGATGACAACACAAAAATAAGTCATGGAATGATATTATAATCGGAAAGCTCGCGTAAGATATTTCAAGACTGGGGACTTTGTACTCAAGAAGGTTTTTCAGTCCACAAGAGCGGCTAATGCGGGAAATTAAGTCCAACTTGGGAAGGACCTTATAAGATTCACGGTATCGCaagaaaaggagcatacgagctggaaacaatggatggcaagatattaccttcacattggaatgtcgttcacctgaagagatactatttctaaggagtacccacggtcaggtatcctcattttaaaattttattttttaattgttaaaattttactaacgattttagatgataggcaaaaagctaacccGTAGTTAATGATGAATCATGACCTGCAAGGCACGTGGAAGAGAATAAATTTCTGGTCTAAggttacaactattctgatagaaattaaGACGGGTTAAGCAGTTTTCATCTATAATCGTACCTCCCAGTCCCGTATGTTTTATTCCTTTTCAGGAAAAAGACCAAATAAGAGGagtaatcaagtgctcgagacttcatacttcaaagctcaaacacttgggggactatataatatacatagacATAtatataaagaaggcaaagaagattgagaAATAATCAAAGTTCAAGTCAAAGCCCGAAAAGTTTACTCATTGAATGAGTCAAGTGCAGAGCAAAGTTACGAGCCAATAACATAAAGCCAAAGAAAACTTTATCATAGTTAGGTTAAGGGCAATGTATATAAATgggttataaataaaaaccttgTGTTTTATTTTCTTTGCCTTGAAATCTGTTGTAAAGAAAACGGTTACGAAAAAGTTATATAGGTTATTTAAATATATGTAAGATGTTATTTAAAACTTTGcaaagttcaaatgaaaactttatcaaagttatttcaagaaacatgtgtattcctatttcttttatcgtacatttacaccattatgaagttgagacatcttcttcattaagtgtcgaatataaaagggccctcttttataaaattcatgttAGGGTTAAACATTCATGAAAATAAGAAAGcattttatgaaataaaagtgcaaattattCAATAAGTCCTTAAATATAAAGGCAAGAATGAGCAAAACAGAAGTTCAAAATAACTAAGTTAAAATAGAAAACTTCTTAATATTGAAAagtttagactaagtatgaacttagtcataaactatAAGTCACTTATACAAAACTCCCCAAAAAAAGGTCTGGGGACTTGATGTTTTCAACAAACCCTCAAATGGGACCAAGGGCTATAACCACATtccaccaaaaaagaaaaaaaaaggagtcacATATCATAAACTTGTCACTGAGGAGTTGAAGAAGGAACCAAAGCAGGGTCACCAGCAGCAGTAGACTCAAGTTGACTTGAAGGAGTTGGAACACTCACCGTACCCATATCATCTTCAATATGTTTAGAAGTTTCAGCCACGAGAGAGGGAAAGTCTTGGCCTTGCTGAGTCTTTTCAATAGTTTCTCTTATTTTAGCTAACTCATCTTCCAAGTTAAAGTTCTCTTGACTAACTTCCACAAGGGTATCATGGCGAGTATTTAAAAacgcccaactcacttcaatTGCGGTCTTGTCCTCAAGAATCTCATAATCTTTCTCCCATTCAACAATTTCACTTTTAAGCTTCTCATTCTCAGCCAAGGCAGAATCATAAGAAGTTTGAAGAGAAGCACGTGAGCTTTCTAAGGAACGAACCTTATCAGAAAACTCCCGGAGGTCTTCTTGAGTCTGAGTCTAAGTTTGCACAAGTTCACTGGCATACACTTCTTTCTCACTTAAGAGAGCCTTCAACTCTTTGATCTCTTCACTAGCCTTGGAGAGTTGCTCGGAAAAAGATGTTTCGAGAAAAATTCTTGTCTTTCCTGGCTTGGTTTGAGGAAGGTTTTTCAACCGCCAACTCTGAAGTTAAAaccctcaactgctgctctaagGTGCACTTGCTTTCTTATAACACTTCCATGTCAATTTGAAGGCTTTCATATTGTTCTCTCCAGTTGTCTGCTTCAATTTGATACTCATGGATTAATTGCTCCGTGTGGGAAACTCTCTTCATCATTTCTGTACCAACGAGGTTGatctaaaaaaaagagaaagggtaAGAACCATAATGGAAGAAAGAAATAGTAAATCATTAAAAGGAATACCTTTAATGATGATTGTATTATGTCGTTCATCCAAGTTAAAGAGTTGTGGCTCTCAAGCTTGGCTCTCTCGATTGGACCAATTAAGGGTT belongs to Nicotiana tabacum cultivar K326 chromosome 6, ASM71507v2, whole genome shotgun sequence and includes:
- the LOC142182093 gene encoding uncharacterized protein LOC142182093 — protein: MEEEAENFVANCDKCQRYGNNMHRPAELLYPVIAPWPFMKWGMDIMGPLPQAKGKIKRITSTPYHPVGNGQVELTNKVIINNLKKRLEESKGNWPELLPSVLWAYRTTAKTSTGETPFSLVYGTEALIPVEIGEPSTRYTQPTEESNEEEMRLNLDLIEGKR